A region of Halalkaliarchaeum desulfuricum DNA encodes the following proteins:
- a CDS encoding transcription initiation factor IIB: MERPNRQRQQQREAEQESDESVNCPECGSEEVVADADQGELVCDDCGLVIDERQIDRGPEWRAFNHSERQSKSRVGAPITETMHDKGLTTTIDWKDKDAYGRSISSKKRSQMHRLRKWQERIRTKDAGERNLQFALSEIDRMASALGVPRSVREVASVIYRRALDEDLIRGRSIEGVATAALYAACRQEGIPRSLDEVAEVSRVPQKEIGRTYRYISQELGLELKPVDPKQFVPRFASALELSEEVQAKATEIIDVSAEQGLLSGKSPTGFAAAAIYAASLLCNEKKTQREVADVAQVTEVTIRNRYQEQIEAMGFR; this comes from the coding sequence ATGGAACGTCCGAACAGGCAGCGCCAACAGCAGCGAGAAGCCGAACAGGAATCGGACGAATCTGTCAACTGCCCGGAGTGTGGATCCGAGGAGGTCGTCGCCGACGCAGACCAGGGGGAACTCGTTTGTGACGACTGTGGACTCGTCATCGACGAGCGCCAGATCGACCGCGGACCGGAATGGCGGGCGTTCAACCACTCCGAGCGACAGTCCAAGTCGCGCGTCGGCGCCCCGATCACGGAGACGATGCATGACAAGGGGCTGACAACCACGATCGACTGGAAGGACAAGGACGCGTACGGGCGGTCCATTTCCTCGAAGAAGCGCTCACAGATGCACCGGTTGCGAAAATGGCAGGAACGCATCCGCACCAAAGACGCCGGCGAGCGCAACCTCCAGTTCGCCCTCTCGGAGATCGACCGCATGGCCTCCGCGCTGGGCGTCCCCCGCTCCGTCCGGGAGGTCGCCTCGGTCATCTACCGGCGCGCGCTCGATGAAGACCTCATCCGCGGCCGTTCGATCGAGGGCGTCGCCACCGCCGCACTGTACGCCGCCTGCCGGCAGGAGGGGATTCCCCGGTCGCTCGACGAGGTCGCAGAGGTCTCGCGGGTGCCTCAAAAAGAGATCGGTCGGACGTATCGATACATTTCCCAGGAACTCGGCCTCGAGTTGAAGCCGGTCGATCCCAAGCAGTTCGTCCCCCGGTTTGCGTCGGCACTGGAACTCTCCGAGGAGGTGCAAGCAAAGGCGACCGAGATCATCGACGTCTCGGCCGAACAGGGCCTTCTCTCCGGGAAATCCCCAACCGGGTTCGCCGCGGCCGCGATTTACGCCGCCTCGCTTCTGTGCAACGAGAAGAAAACTCAGCGCGAAGTCGCCGACGTCGCCCAGGTCACCGAAGTCACCATCCGCAACCG
- a CDS encoding NYN domain-containing protein produces MDIVDRLRSSTQPEGVALFVDGPNVLREEFDVDLDDVREAAERRGPLVTTRLYLDEHATPGLIQAAETRGFEVIVTSGDVDVKLAVDATAFAIEGRAETIAIASRDTDFKPVLEAANRHGRRTFAIAPGTHGRSDALRNAATDSVTLGE; encoded by the coding sequence ATGGACATCGTGGACAGGCTCCGTTCGTCGACGCAACCCGAGGGCGTCGCGCTGTTCGTCGACGGTCCGAACGTCCTCCGGGAGGAGTTCGACGTCGACCTCGACGACGTTCGGGAGGCAGCGGAACGACGGGGACCACTGGTCACCACGCGGTTGTACCTGGACGAACACGCCACGCCGGGACTGATCCAGGCGGCGGAGACTCGGGGGTTCGAGGTGATTGTCACGAGCGGCGACGTCGACGTGAAACTCGCCGTCGATGCGACCGCTTTCGCCATCGAGGGGCGCGCGGAAACCATCGCCATCGCCTCCAGGGACACCGACTTCAAACCGGTCCTCGAGGCGGCCAACCGCCACGGCCGTCGGACGTTCGCGATCGCGCCCGGCACGCACGGTCGATCTGACGCGCTCAGGAACGCCGCGACCGACAGTGTCACCCTCGGGGAGTAG
- the gcvT gene encoding glycine cleavage system aminomethyltransferase GcvT: protein MASRETPLHGTHDDLGAKFTDFGGWQMPVEFESIRVEHEAVREEAGIFDVSHMGQIEVSGPDATTLMQRLTTNDVTALDPGESQYSAITREDGVIIDDTIVYRYPDGEAAGATGEETSFLFIPNAGHDEQMYDRWVDYRDEAGLEATVENTTETWGMIAVQGPDAPGLVTDAVTELEGSAPADTVSAFSRNEAGFGTIAGARCFIAKTGYTGEPGFEVMCPTDDAVDVWEAFDCEPCGLGARDTLRIEKGFLLSGEDFHPEEEPRTPFEAGIGFAVKLDTEFVGRDALEAQNEEGIDERFTGVKLLDRGVPRGGYELRADGEPVGHLTSGTMSPTLSEPIALGYLSTDCEEGDRISVVVRGDEKRAKVVTPPFV, encoded by the coding sequence ATGGCATCACGCGAAACGCCGCTGCACGGAACACACGACGACCTGGGCGCGAAGTTCACCGACTTCGGCGGGTGGCAGATGCCCGTCGAGTTCGAATCGATCCGGGTCGAACACGAGGCCGTCCGGGAGGAGGCCGGCATCTTCGATGTCTCCCACATGGGACAGATCGAGGTGTCGGGCCCGGACGCGACGACGTTGATGCAGCGACTGACGACAAACGACGTGACCGCCCTCGATCCCGGCGAGTCGCAGTACTCCGCGATCACCCGGGAGGACGGCGTCATCATCGACGACACGATCGTCTATCGATATCCCGACGGGGAGGCCGCCGGCGCCACGGGTGAGGAGACGTCGTTCCTGTTCATCCCGAACGCAGGACACGACGAACAGATGTACGACCGGTGGGTCGACTATCGCGATGAGGCGGGACTGGAGGCGACGGTCGAAAACACCACCGAGACGTGGGGGATGATCGCAGTGCAGGGCCCCGACGCTCCCGGACTCGTCACGGATGCCGTCACGGAACTTGAGGGTTCAGCGCCCGCCGACACCGTGTCGGCGTTCTCCCGGAACGAGGCCGGATTCGGGACCATTGCGGGCGCGCGATGTTTCATCGCCAAGACCGGCTACACCGGCGAGCCCGGGTTCGAGGTGATGTGTCCGACCGACGACGCAGTCGACGTGTGGGAGGCGTTCGACTGTGAGCCCTGTGGGCTCGGGGCCCGCGACACTCTCCGGATCGAGAAGGGGTTCCTCCTGTCGGGCGAAGATTTCCATCCCGAAGAGGAGCCGCGCACGCCGTTCGAAGCCGGCATCGGCTTTGCGGTCAAACTCGACACCGAGTTCGTCGGGCGCGACGCCCTCGAGGCACAGAACGAGGAGGGAATCGACGAGCGATTTACGGGCGTCAAGTTGCTGGACCGCGGCGTCCCGCGTGGCGGCTACGAACTCCGCGCCGACGGTGAACCGGTCGGTCATCTCACGTCCGGGACGATGAGCCCGACGCTTTCCGAACCGATCGCACTGGGCTATCTTTCGACTGACTGCGAAGAGGGCGACCGGATCTCGGTCGTCGTCCGCGGCGACGAAAAGCGCGCGAAGGTCGTCACACCGCCGTTCGTCTGA
- the gcvH gene encoding glycine cleavage system protein GcvH: MSFEIPDDLRYRETHEWTTTGDTVRFGISDFAQDELGDIVFVELPDVGDTVEQTGEFGVVESIKAVSDIYAPVSGEVTAVNDAVFDKPELVNEDPYGDGWLIEIEVSDEGEFDDLLDADEYEAQIE; encoded by the coding sequence ATGAGCTTCGAAATACCCGACGACCTGCGGTACAGGGAGACACACGAGTGGACGACGACCGGCGATACGGTTCGGTTCGGAATCAGCGACTTCGCCCAGGACGAACTGGGCGACATCGTCTTCGTGGAACTGCCGGACGTCGGCGACACCGTCGAGCAGACCGGGGAGTTCGGCGTGGTCGAATCGATCAAGGCAGTCTCGGACATCTATGCGCCCGTCTCGGGTGAGGTGACGGCCGTAAACGACGCCGTCTTCGATAAGCCCGAACTGGTCAACGAGGATCCGTACGGCGACGGCTGGCTCATCGAGATCGAAGTCAGCGACGAGGGAGAGTTCGACGATCTTCTCGACGCCGACGAGTACGAAGCACAGATAGAGTGA
- the gcvPA gene encoding aminomethyl-transferring glycine dehydrogenase subunit GcvPA: MTTGGTPFAPHTDADVEAMLEEIGAGDESELFDIPEEVAFEGKLDIEARDEPAVKSDVSRMFARNDDLTEFLGRGHYSHYVPSLVDHLSMRAEFLTSYTQYQPEITQGFLQVLFEYQSMIVELTGLEVANCSMYDGASALGEAATLASRLRRVSGDTMLVPTHLRDGKQSVLENYCDGAGLVVETYSMDDGAVDVGALEDRMDDDVVAVYVENPTVRGVIQEELGAVGNLADEHDALFVYGTDPVALALLEQPAELGVDVVVGEADTLGLPTSFGMGLGLFATKEEYLRQVPGRLVGASDDDAGNRAYTLTLQTREQHIRKERATSNICTNQAWVALRTAMHAALLGPTGLVDLATDAVENASELSGRIDELSGFRAPVHDRHHFREFLVRSDQPAAAIAGDLETEGYAVHVVDDHLLQVCVTDTNEAAMDDLVAAFEEVAR, translated from the coding sequence ATGACGACGGGTGGAACGCCGTTCGCTCCACACACGGACGCCGACGTGGAGGCGATGCTCGAGGAGATCGGTGCCGGCGACGAGTCGGAGCTGTTCGACATTCCCGAGGAGGTCGCATTCGAGGGGAAACTCGACATCGAGGCCCGCGATGAGCCCGCGGTCAAGTCGGATGTCAGTCGAATGTTCGCCCGGAACGACGACCTGACGGAGTTCCTGGGTCGGGGACACTACTCGCATTACGTCCCCTCGCTCGTGGACCACCTCTCGATGCGGGCGGAGTTTTTGACGAGCTACACCCAGTACCAGCCGGAGATCACGCAGGGGTTCCTGCAGGTGCTGTTCGAGTACCAGTCGATGATCGTCGAGTTGACCGGGCTCGAGGTCGCCAACTGCTCGATGTACGACGGGGCGAGTGCGCTGGGCGAGGCGGCGACGCTCGCCAGTCGGCTGCGGCGCGTCTCCGGGGACACGATGCTTGTACCGACACACCTCCGGGACGGAAAGCAGTCGGTGCTCGAAAACTACTGTGACGGGGCGGGTCTCGTCGTCGAAACGTACTCGATGGACGACGGCGCGGTGGACGTCGGTGCGCTCGAAGACCGGATGGACGACGACGTCGTCGCCGTGTACGTCGAAAACCCGACCGTCCGCGGCGTCATTCAGGAGGAACTCGGCGCAGTCGGCAATCTCGCGGACGAACACGACGCGCTGTTCGTCTACGGAACCGATCCGGTCGCGCTAGCGCTGCTCGAACAGCCGGCCGAACTCGGAGTCGACGTCGTCGTCGGCGAGGCGGACACCCTGGGGCTCCCGACGAGTTTCGGCATGGGTCTCGGCCTGTTTGCGACCAAAGAGGAGTACCTCCGGCAGGTTCCCGGCCGACTCGTCGGCGCGAGCGACGACGATGCCGGAAACCGGGCGTACACCCTGACACTCCAGACTCGCGAGCAGCACATCCGCAAGGAGCGGGCGACCTCGAACATCTGTACCAACCAGGCGTGGGTCGCGCTCCGGACTGCGATGCACGCCGCGCTGCTCGGACCGACCGGGCTGGTCGATCTCGCGACCGACGCCGTCGAGAACGCGAGTGAACTGTCCGGGCGAATCGACGAACTCTCCGGATTCCGGGCACCGGTCCACGACCGGCACCACTTCCGTGAGTTCCTCGTCCGATCCGATCAGCCGGCGGCTGCCATCGCAGGCGACCTCGAAACCGAGGGGTACGCCGTCCACGTCGTCGACGATCACCTGTTGCAGGTGTGCGTCACGGACACGAACGAAGCCGCCATGGACGACCTCGTGGCGGCGTTCGAGGAGGTGGCACGATGA